tttatatttcaaatcatATTATCTGTGctattatataaaagatatatacttttttatatttatttttggtctcatttttaattaaacaattttgtcttttactaaattaaaatagtaattgcaaatatttttctacataattcttttaaaactattcttacaaaattatttaaatttcaccttttttttttctcaaattattttattctaagataataaaaatataaacgcAGAACGcgtataatatatttgataattttaatatataataaaatcgAGAATATATAGTAAACTAACCGCGAAAGTAGTTTCgctagtattaatattttttatagaataaaaGGCGGatctataaaatttgaaaagccaAAGTTGAGTTGGAACCGAAGTTGAAAACCAGTCACTCAACACCAAGACAAGAGAACCTGCTACTAGTCACACCTCACCGGTTACTATCAATGgacccttcttcttcttcttcacttccCCGTTTGCCAAATGTCGCCGACCTCGCGCCCCAACACGCGGCGTTTCTTGATCAACACTTCCAAACCAAACGCGACCTATCTTACGAATCTTCCAACCTCTTTCTCTCCGCCTCGCTCTCGCAGCAATGCTCCGAGCTAGAGTCGCTGTTCCTCCTCCACGCTTCGAAACGCACCGTTTCGTGGATCTCTCGCTCCTTCCGCGCCAAATCCTCGCTCCAGCAACTCTCTCTCGGTCTTCGCAATCTCTCCCTCCGCACTTCTCCGCGTATGAAGAAATAGAAATGGTTCTTTGtatgtatatgtttattttcGTGCTTTTGTTGAATGGTTTTGGATGCTCTTTTTCGTGTTTAGATGGAATTGGTTCGAAGAGCTTTCGGCGGGTTTTGACAGAGGAGATTCCTCGATTGGCCTACGAAATGAACCGAATCGAGTCTCTTCGGTGTTATCTTGGTGAGTTATTTTGAATCGCTGAGTGTATGTGTTTTTCGCtttgttattttactttttggtGTCTTCAACTTGTGTCACTGTGGATCATAAGAATGCTATGATGTTTTTCCTCGCTTTTTCTCTGTGGCTGTTTGCGGGGTTTCCGTTTTAGTCTTCAACATGTGTCATTGTTATTATGCTTTCATGGAGTCTTTATGATAGTCCATATTTGTgcgttttttcaattttctttttctttgcgTGATTAAATGTTGAGGCAcatttggaaaaaataatactattattattattattattacttttttcttatttgttttcacGCGGTAATGTTGCATGCAATTGCAACCAAATGTTAAAGTAGTTGGTTGATTGATTTATTGGCATTTTAGTCTGATTTTTTGTTGTCAGGAATGAGCTTGTGTTTTCATTGGACATGGTGGACCGTCTATGTTCGTCGGTGTGCATAACtttgataaaattgtaaataaatgtCTTGAATTTTACATTGTGTCctaattgtatatatttgaaCCCACTGTCCcctattttcaattatatgGTTTCtgatttatttgattaaatattttgaaattcttttgattttaactGTCATGTATTTATTGGGACTCAGGTCTTGGATTCGCCACAAAACTATTTGTTgaacagaatatatatatatatatatatatatatatatatatatattattttgctGTGGACTTACTTGATATGCACTTTAGATTAATGTATTGCAATTTGCATTGTGTCTTCTGCGCCGATTTATGTTTGGTGAATGGTGATTGTACTGTGCTCTGTAAAAAGTGGAATTCATTGAGTGCTATTATTTGTTTCAGTCAAATGGTTGGTGCCTCTGATTTTTTGTATATCTTGACCTAGCTTGCTGTAAAGTTTACATTACTTATTGTCTCAGAGACTGCTGTACAGTTGGAAGCTCTAGTTGGGGATCTTGAAGATGCTTCTCTTTTTGTCATGTCTTGCCACACAGGGAATATGTTTAAATTGAAGCTCTTGAATTCACCAATCTCTGAAGTAACTGTCGTTCCCTCGTTTAGTTAGTTTATGTACTTAGTTGGAATGTTAATAACTGATTATGGATTGTTATGCACGAATGTATTGTGTGCTGTAGGATGCTGGAAGAAAACATCACAAGTTACTTCAGGCCATAAAAGCCATGAATGATATCGAAGAAGTATTGATTGGCGTTGAGAAATTCCATCCTCAGTGGTATTGTCTTCTGAAGTCTGTTGACACCAGAGTAGATAAGATCTTATCTGCTCTCCGGCCACAAATTTTTGCAGATCATCGGGCTCTTCTAGTCTCTCTTGGATGGCCACCAAAACTACTTCTGTCAAACAGTGGAAACGATCATATCTCAGACCTTCCTAATCCATTGGTTCTTATGcaagaagataaaagaagaaatttctCTCGAAGTTTTATTGCTCTTTGTGCTTTGCAGCATCTGCAAAAGAGAAGGGAAGAAAGACagcttaataataataatcttatagAAATAGACACTCATTATAAACAGCTATGGGCCATTGATGAATTAGTATCACCTATTGCATCAAGGATGGAATACCATTTCACCAAATGGTCTGAGCAGCCAGAATATATGTTTGCTTTGGCATATAAAGTTACCAGAGATTTTATAGCTGGAATAGATGGTGTCTTGCAGCCACTTATTGACAAGGCCAGGCTTGTCAGTTGCAGTGCAAAGGAGGCGTGGGTCTCTGCAGTGGTCCAAATGCTTTCTGGCTTCCTGGAAAAAAACGTTTTTTCTTTGCTCGCTGAAAGATATAATGTAAAGCATTTGAAGCCTAATGTATCATGTTCATGGCTTCACCTTGTGGATCTTACCATTGCATTTGACAAAAAGATGCAATCCCTTCTCAATCTGGAGACTTGTTTTTTGGCAGTGTCTGAAAGTTTTGAAGGGCAGTCAAGAGGTGTATCAGTTCTATCAATATTTTGTAATAGGCCTGATTGGTTGAAGATCTGGGCAAAAATAGAGTTCAAAAATGCCTGGAAGAAACTTAATACCGAACTGAAAGAAGAGAAATCGTGGGtgatttctaaaatttgtaAACCTGGGATTGACAATAATCAGGAGTATCTGCTATTGGCTGTTGAAGATAACAAAGCTCCACCTATTGCAgagttttttcttaaaattatctGGGATATAATTGAACGCTGCAAAACTATGCCATCCATTTTATCACGTGCACAATTTATTAGATTTACTGCAGGAAGATTGCTTTGGTACTTCTTTAAGCTTTTACTTTTTCAGTTCAAGGCAATGGAATTACGTCTGGATAATTCTGATAATGTTGCTATAGTTAGGATGTGTGGATTAATAAATGCTGCCAGATATATTTGGATTAAATTACAAGAATGGAGTGATGCTATTGAGTTTTTGGAGATGAAAATTGCTGAAAATGATGCTGGCAAGCCCATACAAGATCATGCAATGGATAATAGCTGCTTTTTTAACGAAGAAATTAGAA
This portion of the Vigna unguiculata cultivar IT97K-499-35 chromosome 6, ASM411807v1, whole genome shotgun sequence genome encodes:
- the LOC114187134 gene encoding RINT1-like protein MAG2L isoform X2, whose translation is MSCHTGNMFKLKLLNSPISEDAGRKHHKLLQAIKAMNDIEEVLIGVEKFHPQWYCLLKSVDTRVDKILSALRPQIFADHRALLVSLGWPPKLLLSNSGNDHISDLPNPLVLMQEDKRRNFSRSFIALCALQHLQKRREERQLNNNNLIEIDTHYKQLWAIDELVSPIASRMEYHFTKWSEQPEYMFALAYKVTRDFIAGIDGVLQPLIDKARLVSCSAKEAWVSAVVQMLSGFLEKNVFSLLAERYNVKHLKPNVSCSWLHLVDLTIAFDKKMQSLLNLETCFLAVSESFEGQSRGVSVLSIFCNRPDWLKIWAKIEFKNAWKKLNTELKEEKSWVISKICKPGIDNNQEYLLLAVEDNKAPPIAEFFLKIIWDIIERCKTMPSILSRAQFIRFTAGRLLWYFFKLLLFQFKAMELRLDNSDNVAIVRMCGLINAARYIWIKLQEWSDAIEFLEMKIAENDAGKPIQDHAMDNSCFFNEEIRSLSEMETNWLVEIIAVVLRQFEMLSWEYVQNDDSFKDNQDYTNLREDVDLVVSHDFVEALDALKSWLQTVKINLNRKDFLDLWRSIAEGLDHYISCSIVRNEVWFSKVGANQFEADIQALIFIFQPYCVRPQAFFPCIGEILKLLKLKKEEVKLMQTLLSNNENGFECLHLYGISNLSVNQVLQVLRCKIWVG
- the LOC114187134 gene encoding RINT1-like protein MAG2L isoform X1: MDPSSSSSLPRLPNVADLAPQHAAFLDQHFQTKRDLSYESSNLFLSASLSQQCSELESLFLLHASKRTVSWISRSFRAKSSLQQLSLGLRNLSLRTSPHGIGSKSFRRVLTEEIPRLAYEMNRIESLRCYLETAVQLEALVGDLEDASLFVMSCHTGNMFKLKLLNSPISEDAGRKHHKLLQAIKAMNDIEEVLIGVEKFHPQWYCLLKSVDTRVDKILSALRPQIFADHRALLVSLGWPPKLLLSNSGNDHISDLPNPLVLMQEDKRRNFSRSFIALCALQHLQKRREERQLNNNNLIEIDTHYKQLWAIDELVSPIASRMEYHFTKWSEQPEYMFALAYKVTRDFIAGIDGVLQPLIDKARLVSCSAKEAWVSAVVQMLSGFLEKNVFSLLAERYNVKHLKPNVSCSWLHLVDLTIAFDKKMQSLLNLETCFLAVSESFEGQSRGVSVLSIFCNRPDWLKIWAKIEFKNAWKKLNTELKEEKSWVISKICKPGIDNNQEYLLLAVEDNKAPPIAEFFLKIIWDIIERCKTMPSILSRAQFIRFTAGRLLWYFFKLLLFQFKAMELRLDNSDNVAIVRMCGLINAARYIWIKLQEWSDAIEFLEMKIAENDAGKPIQDHAMDNSCFFNEEIRSLSEMETNWLVEIIAVVLRQFEMLSWEYVQNDDSFKDNQDYTNLREDVDLVVSHDFVEALDALKSWLQTVKINLNRKDFLDLWRSIAEGLDHYISCSIVRNEVWFSKVGANQFEADIQALIFIFQPYCVRPQAFFPCIGEILKLLKLKKEEVKLMQTLLSNNENGFECLHLYGISNLSVNQVLQVLRCKIWVG